The Musa acuminata AAA Group cultivar baxijiao chromosome BXJ2-5, Cavendish_Baxijiao_AAA, whole genome shotgun sequence genomic interval GAGTGACCCATCCGAGGTTTGCAATAGTTTCAAGTCTCTATTATTAACgtcatttattttcattttacTTGGTGGTTTGCTGATACAACATGTTGCACTCTTGCAggtactagaatttctcaaatcccTTGTGAGATGGAAGAAGTCCGTTGCATTACAAACCGAAGATTACATGACtgcaatataaatattatatatgcatTGTCAAGGAGTAAACAAGTAGCCGACAGTGGTCCGTACGATCGCATAAGCAATAGCCgatcgattttttttttatcgttgcatttatttatttatttttctgagtTCAAGTGTCATGTTATTTCATTTTGCAGTCTGCCTGTTCTTCCAAAAATGGGTCTGGTTATCCGACCTTCAATGCAATTGCCATTTTATTCTTCGCAATCTTGTTTTGCCTTCTCATTTGTTTGTCAATTCATTGTAATGGTACGTTATCATCATTGTAATCAGCTTTGAATCAGGTCCATCTGAAATACATTGCAAATTATATTTACGATCAACTTTAAAGTAGGTTGGTCTAAAGTATTAGTGAGCAATGCAATTTTAAGTATCTTGATGCTTATAACCTAATACCGGCACCAAGTCTAATGAGGGGCTACTTAAAAGATTATCTTTGTAATTAGACCTCCTTAGTATcttaatttttagatttaaaaaatttatattagaatctaTTTTGTTTATCCtaatagttataaaagtgaaataacTAGGATTGTTTATCCTAATATCGTCACTTTtaccaacaaaaatataaaaataatagataaaagataattttaatattttaattggtgGTTACATACGATGATGTCGTTAAGGGTCACGAATGACTATTATGGATTAGAAAAGTGATAATGAGAAATAAGAGTTACTCTGCATCTATGTCAACTTTGATGCAAATGCATAGTAGTACCGCTCACATCAATTATGTCGACACCAACAcaatgagcaatttttttatcgcTCTATATCTATGTCGACATCTATGCAAATGTTTAGTGGCCCTTTTATTACTCGGTAACTACGTCGACGCCGATGTAGATATAAAATAACGAAAAGATCAGTCGATAATTACGTCGGTGTCAACGCAAATGCAAAACAACCTTCGTCTCTCGTCACATCTTCTCATCCATAGCAACCACATGTGGCCTTCGACGATGTTATCTATCACCATCGACAACGTCCATAATGATCAactgagatattaaaattatatatatattttcatgtttTCGTTAGAAATTTTGATTgtgttaggataaataaaattatatatttgatttttataattataaaatttttaaacctAAGAATTAGGATGATGAGAAGGTCTAATAAcacaaataatatgtaattagtcctgaGACAACGACTGTTGCAGTCTGAATAACGGATGTCAGTTAGAAACTACACTGTCCCTAACAAGACGAGATCCTCCTTTTGTGGTGGATTCCTTTGCTCCCCTGTCGAAGACGAGAACAGTGTTCCTGCCATTTGCTCACTCAGGTTCAAATGTTCTGCTTCACACCGAACAAATATAGCAACAAGAAGAACACGACAAGTCACTCACAACACGAGACAATTATACGAGTCACACTCAACGCACACTTCAGAACAAACAGACaaaacataaaaagaaaataaaaaagagaaaattgtaCACCACGAAACACGGTCTAACGGTAGCTGCTGGCACGCCGAGTCAGAGCGTGCCACGAGCGAGAGGACTGACGAGGGAGACTTATAGGTTGTAGATGATTAGGAAGCAGGGGAGCACCGCCCCGGGATCGAATACCACGAGCTCCCCGTTCCCCAAGCTCACCGACTCGGCCTGCGCCTCGTGGTCCGACTCGCCCCTGACCCGGCCCGCGATGACCCGGCACACCAGCATCGACTTCCGCCCGGCCCCGCCGCCTCCGCTCGCGTGAGCGCCGCCGCTGCCCGCGAAGGTCCGGACCCCCTCCACCTTCATCCCCGCCGACCACACTACGCTGCGCGCCACCCCGGCGTCGTAGACCAAGCCCCCGGCACCCCCGCACTGGAACCGCATCATCTCGTTCCCGTCGGCAGCGCTGCGCGCGTCGTTGGAGCGGGCGGCCCGGGCGCGGACCGTCGCCCGGTGCTCCTCGAACCGCGCCACTGTCCGGGCCGGGTTGTGGACCCGGAACAGCATCTCGATCTCCGCTGCGAcggcgccgcctccgcctccctcGGAGGAGGACCAGGTCGAGCTGAAGATGATCTCCACCACCCGCCGCGAGGAGTGGCCCATCGGCAGCTCCACCAGAGTCCGGAAGGGATCCGCATGGACGGGTCCTACGAGCCCATCCGACATCGACGCCGACGCCGGCGAAGCGCACGGGCGTGCTGGCCTTGGTATGTGCCTGGACTTTGGCCTCGTTCTTTGCCGGGGTCTCTTGGGGACGGAGGAGGCGGTGGATCGGAAGGACGGGTGTTTAAGTAAAAGGAAGACGACGTCCTCCACGGCGTGATAGGTATTACCGCAGACGACGGAAGAGAGCAGCGGCTTCTTAGTAGACGAAGAGGATGATGCTGACGGCGCCAGTGGGTACACGTCTTCCACCGCTTTAGACTTGCAGTGCAGGGACTTCAGCCACCCCGTCGCCATTTGACGGCGACGGTTACGGCTATGACGGCCAAAAATGACGGCGATCGaaatctcagagagagagagaggagtgttaTTAGTCGGTGTTTGGGAGGTGGTAGGAGGTGGTGTTGCTGTTTGTCATGCGGTTGGTGGTTGTGTCCTTAGCTTTATCTTTTCCAGGAAAAGCTTTGACGACATGACAGAAAGGTCTCTTTCTCATCTGACTGGTCATCATCTGATCTGAGTGATGATAAATTGATGCCCTTCACATCCGCATTGATCAGCTCCAAGAATTCCAATAAATTTATGTGGACTTATCGTGGGCAGAAGGTTGAAGCATCATCAAATGGTTGTTGGCTTGAGATTGACACATGGAATGATGCTGAATCCGAAGCCTTCCGTTAGGTCTGCAACAAATGCACCGCCATGTACACGGTGCAGCTAAAAGGTGACCGGAAACCAAGCTCTCGCCCTGTCCCTACCTCACTGCAATCATGATGGTCTTCAGTACTGCCGAAGTGAAATCTAAGGCAACACAACAATGCACTTGACTTCTACAGAATACGTTGAGAAATGTAGTCCATTATTTGCTTTGTCCATTGTCAAATCCTTTGTATAAATTTAAAGGAAATAGATTTGAATGTTCAGAGAAATAGAAGAAATATTGAAGTTCATCTGTTGATCATATAATATAGAACAGCGAATAACATGTTGGTAGAACAGAGCAGAAGAGTAATTTTGTTGATTCAACTAAGTTTGATCTGAGTTTGTCACAAAACAAGTAGCTGCCGGTAGTCTCCATTTGCAGTCACCCATCGAGCCCTTGTCAACCCCACCCACCTCATTCCCGTGCAATCGCAGTGCTGTTTAGATTACGTAGGTGACGCATCACAGTACCCAAACAGTATCCCCACCACACGAAAGGGCAACAGCTATCGCTGCGGAGGGGCATCGAGAAACGGGGGACGAAGCGACCGCGGTGCAGCGGCCTCCGACGGTGGTGGGTTCGTCGTCGAGGTAGTGGAGAAGGAGGGTTTGGAGACGCGCTCGCAGGAAGGGCACATGGTGAGCGTGGTGGGCGGTGTCATCTGCATGTAGAGCTGGGGCGACAGCTTCAGCGCTCTCAGCTCCTGGACTTCCTTCTGCAGCCGTCGGTTCTCCTCCGTGAGGTTCTCGCAGCACCTCTTGAGGAACTCGCAGTCCACCTCCGTCTGCTTCAGCTTTGTCCTGTACCAGGTCAAACCCGTCAATGTTGTTTAGCGTCGTCCTGAAGCGTCCCTGCCATTGCATGATGAGCGTACCTTGCCCTTCTGTTTTGGAACCAGACTTCCACCTGCCTCGGCCGCAGGTTGAGCTGCTTGGCCAACGCCAGCTTTTGCTTCTGCTCACCAAAGAGACATCAGGGTCATTCATGGAACATACGCCGCTACTGCTCTGTTAAGGGCGAGGGAGAGAGAAGCGTACAGGGCTGAGGGTGGTGTGCTCCTTGAAGCTTTCCTCGAGGACGGCCGACTGGTCCTTGGAGAGGCGGAGCTTCTTGCGGgagccgtcgccgtcgccttcctCCTCGTCGCTGGCCCCGCGGGAGCAGGATGGCTCAGCATCGTGCTCTGCTTCGCGCTCCGCTGGTCGCTTGCCGCCCACACTGGAGACGCCGCTGTTGGGAGACGACGCATCCGCCTCCTCGCTGTCCGGCCTCCCTGCTGCAGCCCCCGCAGGTGGCGGCTGGTTCACGTCGATCGTTCTCAACCCACGTCGCGCCTCTCCTGCTCCGCCACGTTCTGCAGTGTTCAGCATACATCACGTCGTCGTTCCTCGGACCTGCCAACCAAACAATGAGCAGTATGGTGGAAACAGTACCTGAACGGGCGAGGAGGAGACGGCTCCATTGCTGACAAGAAGACGGCAGCGACcgcgaaggggaagaagaagaagaagaaggcacaaGGCCGAGACGATCAAAGCGATTGGCGGAAGAGCTCAAGCTGAGGCTTAGCGCCAGATCCTCCTTCTCCAACAACATCCTTGACCACCTGATCCCTCCTTAGCTTCCTCTCGTCTTCTCTCCCTCGTCTTTGTTTGCTTCCTTCACTTCCACCCTCTTTCTCCGACTTCCTTTCAGATGACTGGAACAGATGGAAATGGAGAACAAAGAGAAGGTTGGATAAAAGCAGTGGCCTCTTCTCTTGTCTTCTCCGGGGTATGGAACGGGTATTAAATAGCAGTCCGTGCCTTACCTCCCTAATCATCGCAATCATGAACGCTACTACCAAATCCTCCTGTTCTTCATGTTCACAATTTGCTTTTGCTCCCCAAAAGCTGGTTTCGATGCTGCTTCCGTTCGACATTTCCACGCGCCACTGAGTTCCGTAAACCAGGGGCTCTTCTCCGGTTGACCATTGACCGTTtcattcttcctcctccctccataCTTCTGCTCCCTGGCATGCACCGGTACGTACTGATAACTCAAGTATGTAGATAATATTTATTAGTGCAGGCATGAGCTCTGAAGACTCTCATGATGGAACACACTCTCCAAGTCTGCGTCTTATCATTTCCTTTTAGCTTCGCAATCATCAGAGTCTGTGGATCAGACGGGAACAGCAAAACCCCA includes:
- the LOC135612404 gene encoding uncharacterized protein LOC135612404; amino-acid sequence: MATGWLKSLHCKSKAVEDVYPLAPSASSSSSTKKPLLSSVVCGNTYHAVEDVVFLLLKHPSFRSTASSVPKRPRQRTRPKSRHIPRPARPCASPASASMSDGLVGPVHADPFRTLVELPMGHSSRRVVEIIFSSTWSSSEGGGGGAVAAEIEMLFRVHNPARTVARFEEHRATVRARAARSNDARSAADGNEMMRFQCGGAGGLVYDAGVARSVVWSAGMKVEGVRTFAGSGGAHASGGGGAGRKSMLVCRVIAGRVRGESDHEAQAESVSLGNGELVVFDPGAVLPCFLIIYNL
- the LOC103984860 gene encoding homeobox-leucine zipper protein HAT4, whose product is MLLEKEDLALSLSLSSSANRFDRLGLVPSSSSSSPSRSLPSSCQQWSRLLLARSERGGAGEARRGLRTIDVNQPPPAGAAAGRPDSEEADASSPNSGVSSVGGKRPAEREAEHDAEPSCSRGASDEEEGDGDGSRKKLRLSKDQSAVLEESFKEHTTLSPKQKLALAKQLNLRPRQVEVWFQNRRARTKLKQTEVDCEFLKRCCENLTEENRRLQKEVQELRALKLSPQLYMQMTPPTTLTMCPSCERVSKPSFSTTSTTNPPPSEAAAPRSLRPPFLDAPPQR